The window AAGTAAAACTAAAGGCGGACTTATCGTTGAAGTATTCGGATTAGAAACTTTCTTACCCGGATCTCAAATTGATGTGAAGCCTATTACTGATTATGATATTTATGTGGGTAAGAAAATGGAATTCAAAGTAGTGAAGATTAACGAAGCAATTAAAAATGCAGTTGTTTCTCACAAAGCACTTATTGAATCCGATATCGAAAGTCAACGTCAGGAAATTATTGGTAAACTTGAAAAAGGTCAGGTACTCGAAGGTCTTATTAAAAATATTACAGACTTCGGTGCATTCATTGATCTTGGTGGTGTTGATGGTTTATTATACATCACGGATATTTCATGGGGACGTATCACTCATCCAAATGAAGTATTACAACTCAATCAAAAACTGAATGTAGTTGTTCTTGATTTTGATGATAATAAAAAACGTATCAGCCTTGGCTTAAAACAACTTACTCCGCATCCTTGGGATGTATTGGAAGAAACCATTCAGGTGGGAAGTACAGTAAATGGTAAGATTGTAAATATTGAAGATTACGGTGCATTCTTAGAAGTGCAGCCTGGTGTAGAAGGATTGGTGCATGTGTCAGAAATTTCATGGAGCAATCAACCAATAAACAGTAAGGACTTCTTTAAGATGAATGATTCTTACGAAGCGAAAGTGGTAACATTAGATCGTGAAGAACGCAAGATGTCACTTTCATTAAAACAACTTACTGAAGATCCATGGAGTAAAGTGGAAGAAAAATATCCTGTGGGTAGCAGACATACAGGTGTTGTAAAAAATCTAACACCTTATGGCGTGTTTGTAGAATTGGATGAAAATTCAGGTGGCATGGTTCACATCAGCGACTTGTCGTGGACTAAGCGTTTCCAACATCCTGGCGATTTCACTAAAGTTGGTGAAAGCTTAGATGTAATCATCATGGATATTGATAAAGAAAACCGCAAAATGTCATTAGGACATAAGCAGGTTGAAGAAGATCCATGGGATACTTTTGAAACTGTTTTCCCTGAAGGTTCAGTGCATGAAGCAACTATTATCCGTAAGGATGATAAAGGTGCTATCGTTTCTTTACCTTATGGTGTGGAAGGATACGCTCCAAATCGTCATCTTGAAAAAGAAGATGGTACTTCAGCACAAATTGAAGAGACATTATCTTTCCGGGTGATTGAATTTGATCGCAACGATAAACGTATACTTGTTTCTCATACACGCTTCCATCAGGATAAAAACAATGAAGAGCAAAAGGAGAAAAAAGAAACCATGCGCAAGGAAGAGAAGAAAACCAAGACTGTGATGAAAGGTGTTCAGAAAAACATCGAGAAAACTACACTTGGCGAATTGGATGTGTTAAATCAATTGCGGGATAGAATGGAAGCCGATTTGTCTGCTCCTAAAGCAAAAAAGGTTACTAAGGAAGAATTGCCCGCAGTAAAAGAAGTAAAGGAGCCGATTAAAACGGAAGATGCACCTGCTTTAAATACTGAAGAAACCATTGCTAAGGAAGAAGCACCTGCGGAAAAGAAGAAAAAAGCAGTTGCGAAAAAAGAAGAACCTGCTATAGAGAATGAAGATGCTGTTGCAGAAAATGAAGAACCAAAGGAAGATTCTACGGAAGAAACCGAAGGTGAAGACAAAGCATAACAGTTTTTTTTTTAAATAATAAAAAAGCCATTCGGGTGTGAGTCCGGATGGCTTTTTGTTTTTTTGTACTTTATAAAATTACAACTATGCAATATTGGTTAATAAAATCAGATCCCGAAACTTACGATTGGAACGACATTGTAAAACAAAAAACAGATGTGTGGGATGGTGTAAGAAATTATGCCGCTCGTTTGCATTTGCGGGCCATGAAAAAAAATGATTTGGTGTTATTTTATCACAGTGGTGACGACCGTTGTATTAAAGGCATTGTGCGCATTGCAAAAGAAGCATATCCTGACCCAACAGCAACGGAAGACGACTGGACGGCAGTGGATATTACTTATGTAAAACCCCTGAAACAAGATGTGAGCCTTGCAGAAATAAAAGCAGAACCAAGTTTAGCAGATATTCTCCTAATTAAAATCAGCAGACTATCCGTAATGCCAATTACCACTTTTCAATTTCAGAAAATTTTGGAAATGGGGAAGACGGGGATGTGATTATTGATTTGCAACGGCAAATTGTCTTGTCCTTAATTAAGTTTATATAGATTTACAGGAAATACTAAATTGTATTTTTTAAAGAAAATTAAAATATGAAAAACCGTTACCTGATTATCTTAACCATTTTGAGTTTTAATATATCTGCACTTGTTGCGCAGAATTTTACTGATGATTTTCAAATACTACTCGAAGCAGAAGACATCTCTGATTTAAAAAATGAGTTTACATCCTACAGTGAGGGTTTAGATGCAAACCTTTACACGAGTCGTCAGGAATTAGAAGGATTTTATATCACTATTGTAGATCAGGCCGGGTATTGGATTATTTACGGCACATCTAATGGGGATCTTCCAAAAGTATTAAACGCACTTAATATGATGGAGTTAATTCCACCTACCGGATATACAATGTTTGATTCAAATGATGACGAGTCAATTGCCCTTGGAGAAGGTACAAAAAGAAGAGTAACGTTTGTTAGCGATGACCGCTCATCCATTGCAAACTTTAATTATTCATTTGATAATTCTCTCACATTCACAATTACGAAAAAATAATAGATGGGTTCGTAAGAAAATTTTTGAGCAGCGCAGTTTTGAAGTTGGCTTGTTGAAAAAAAATTAAATAATAATGTACCTATTGCTGTAAGTTTTTATATAGGGGAAATATCAACCGATAAATAATTGTCTTTTATTACAGTTCTAAACATCTATATATCTATATATTTATATATCCAGTGTTTACTTTCGCTATTAGCCATCGTTTTATCACACTAATCCTTTCGAAAATTCGGCATACGCTTTCTCTAATTTTTCATCGTACTTATTCTGTTTATAACCACCACCATTATATCTTCTTGCAAACTCTGCCCATTGTTTTTTTTGAAGGTAGGGAATGAGTTTATTTACCATTAAAAATTTACCAAATATTTTTAAATGATTGTCTTCACTTAATTTCATTTCGCTTACAAAATCCATAACCGAATTATATCCTAATGAAGCATAATGAAAACCCATAATTTGAAACAGTCCCCAACTTGCACTTGCATGTGCAGCTTCCACACAAGCAGAGCTATTTAATATGTTACAAGCCTGATCTAAGCGATCGAATTCTGCTGCGCCACCTTTATAAAATTTCTTTGTCCATTTAGGATACAATACATTTTCATTTCCCGCAACTATTGCTGCCGGATCAATTTTTCGTTTCTTTAATTCACTCCAGAAAATATGTCCTTCAAATAAAATTTTTGGTCTGCCATCAATTAAAAATCCACGTCCGCTGCTTTCTACTTTATTCACAGCTTTTACAACTGCAGTTTCTAAACCTAATTGATCTGCAAGAGAAATAATAGCAGATTCTGATAAAAATTTCTGATCTATTTTTTCCAGACTCAAAGTAGAATTTTGCAAAAGGCGAGTCCAGGTTTTTGTAAAAACAATGCCGTCAGAAACCAAATTATTTTTCAATTGAAAATCTTTAACAGCGGCTACTGTTTCCGTATTCATAATTCCGGTAACGGCGATTGTGTAACCGGCTTCTTGTAAAAGTTCCTGCAATAAAACAACTGCATCACCTTTAGAATTTTGTTTTAGTAAAAGCATAATAATATGTTTTAATTATGAGCTAATAATATACGAAAGGTAGTTCCTTTTTTTTTGTGGTAGAGTCACCCGCCGATAGTTAAATCTGTTTTTCAGTTTTACAATTCTACAGTTTCATTTACTCAGTTCCCCAGTTCGACGATTAAACAATTAAACAATTCTACATTTCTACAATTCTACAGTTCTACAATTCCAGCCATCGCTATTTTTCAATATCACAAATTTTACTCTAAGTCAGATTTGCGGGAATGGTGAAAGCGATATATTTGATGAAAATTAGAATATGAAAAACAGTTGTTTAATTATCTTAACACTATTGAGTTTTAATATTTCTGCACTTATTGCGCAGAATTTTAATGATGAGTTACAATCACTTCTGGATACAAAAGATATATCCACTTTGAAAGGGGAGTTTACATCCTATAGAGAGAGTATAAATGCAAATCTTTATACAAGCGTTAAGCAGTTAGGTGGATTTGATCTCACTATTATTGATCAATCAGGAGACTGTATGATTTACGGTATTTCAAACAATTTTAGCATTGCGAATTTAAACATTACCATGCTAAAAATGCTTTCACCTGAGGGTTATACTATATATGATTCAGATGATGATTCGTCTATAGAACTTATGGAAGATGCAACAAGAAGGCTGACGTTAGTTAGTGCTGACCGCACCTCTATTGCAAACTTTACGTATTTTAATGACGGGTCTATCGGAATTACAATTACGAAAGAATAATTCAGCCTTCGCCATTCGTTTTTGCTTTCTCTTTTTTCGATTATACAATTCTACAATTCAAGCCATCACCATTTGCCTTCGCTTTTTCCTAATTATGAGGTAACATTATTCGAAAGGTAGTTCCTTTTCCCGGACTAGAAGACTTGACAAATATTTTTCCGCCATGATAATTTTCAACTATTCTTTTTGCCAATGTTAACCCAAGGCCCCAGCCTCTTTTTTTAGTGCTGAATCCCGGTTCAAATACAGTAGTAAATTGAGTGCGTGGAATTCCTTTTCCAGAGTCCTGAACATCTATTGTGATATGTTTATTATCCGCCGTTAATAGCAATTGAATTGTCCCGGTTCCTTCCATTGCATCCAATGCATTTTTTAATAAATTTTCAATCACCCAATTAAATAGTGTCGGATTTAATTTGCCGATAATTATATCTTGAGGATGTTTAAAAATGAATTGTACTTTTTTTGATGAACGACGCTTTATATAGTCTAAAGAATTTTCTAATTCGCTGGTAATATCTCTTTCAATCAAGTCTGGCATAGAACCCACTTTCGAAAATCTATCTGCAATTAACTCTAATCGTTTCACATCTTTTTCCATCTCATCCATGATGTTGCGTTTGGCTTCTAAATCGCCACTGCTTTCTTTTAAATAATCCACCCAAGCCACTAAAGAAGAAATAGGTGTGCCGAGTTGATGTGCTGTTTCTTTTGCCATACCTACCCAAACACGATTTTGTTCCGAGCGTCTTGCGGTATTAAATAAAGTATAAGCAAAAATTAAAAATGCGGCAATAATAAATAGTTGAATGATTGGATAAAACCGCAATTGCGTATATAAGTATGAATGTTTAAAAAAAATGAGTTGGAAATTTTCTTCTGAAATTTTAAAACGAATTGGATCCGCATAATTTTTCATTGACAATAATTCTTTTTCTAAATATTGCGGATTTGTACTTGCCTTCACACTATCTAAATTCAGAAAATCAATGATGTTACCGTTGTTATCGGTGGAGATGATAGGCACTGTTTTATTGGATTGAATCAGATCAATAAAAAAACCATAATCTTCTATATTTTCTGCAGTGCTGATGTATTGATATACATCCGCAATTTGCTGCACACGTTGTAATTCTTCATCTGCAATTTTTCCTGCTAAGCGATTGGTATATAATAATGTAGCAGTTACGAAAATGAAGGCTGTAGTTATCAGCAAATATTTCCATCGGTTATGTTTCTCAAAATTAGGTATGCTCATGCATCAGTTATTCGTGCTGCTAATTTAATGTGTAACATTTACTATTCATCTTCCCAATCAATATACTCAATAGTATCAATAGGAGTGGTAGCTTGTTTCTGCGATTCTTTTTTTAATTCTTTTTTCTTTTCTTCTACTTGATCAGGTTTAAATATATCCAGAAAATCAGGCTCATCTAATCCACTTTGTTCTAATTTTTTCTTGCCTTCTTTTTTATTGAAATTTATTTCAGGATGTTCCACTGTTCCTTTCATTACAAGATATACATTAATACCCCCTTCTGCTTTTTCATAATCATCAGATGATTTTGATCCTTTGAAGAATTTTTTCATCATCACATCTGCCATACTCAGTTTTAATTGATAGTCAATTACATTATCAAAAGTATGTGTGCCACTGATATATAAATCCATTGCAGAAGAGCGGATAGAAGTGGCAGGTATATAAATAGTGCGATCTTTTATTTCAATTTGATTTTGCAGTGTTTCGAATTTAATGTCTTGTAATTCTTTTATATCTACAAATTTTGAAAGCGATTCCAATACAGAATAATTAATCAATTGGCCATTATCAATTTTTACATTTGCAAGTGTATAAATACTTTTTTCAATCACTTCAAATTGTGGTGTAAAACCAATGGTAAAGTTTTCTACCAATACTGTTGCTTTCCCTTTTATGTTTTTATCTGTTAGTGTGGTTTGACCAAAATTTTCAAGCTCTCTAAATAATTCTGTGATATCTATATTATTTAAAATCCCCGAAGACTCCAATAAATAATTACCACCGTTTAAATAGCGAAATGTTGCAGCTAATTGCACATTGCCATTTTGAATA of the Bacteroidota bacterium genome contains:
- the rpsA gene encoding 30S ribosomal protein S1, whose amino-acid sequence is MEQENVQNTDSDVTSPEVETTEVETNETETNEVETNEVTETTKPVAFDDFDWDADKRNRVSYPKEKAEELEKIYEATFRTLNNDEIVLATIVGITDSDVVMNVGYKSDGLIPKTEFRDIEDLKIGQEYDVYVVSKEDLKGHLVLSRKNAKMMKAWDKIVDAYKNEVIVTGNIVSKTKGGLIVEVFGLETFLPGSQIDVKPITDYDIYVGKKMEFKVVKINEAIKNAVVSHKALIESDIESQRQEIIGKLEKGQVLEGLIKNITDFGAFIDLGGVDGLLYITDISWGRITHPNEVLQLNQKLNVVVLDFDDNKKRISLGLKQLTPHPWDVLEETIQVGSTVNGKIVNIEDYGAFLEVQPGVEGLVHVSEISWSNQPINSKDFFKMNDSYEAKVVTLDREERKMSLSLKQLTEDPWSKVEEKYPVGSRHTGVVKNLTPYGVFVELDENSGGMVHISDLSWTKRFQHPGDFTKVGESLDVIIMDIDKENRKMSLGHKQVEEDPWDTFETVFPEGSVHEATIIRKDDKGAIVSLPYGVEGYAPNRHLEKEDGTSAQIEETLSFRVIEFDRNDKRILVSHTRFHQDKNNEEQKEKKETMRKEEKKTKTVMKGVQKNIEKTTLGELDVLNQLRDRMEADLSAPKAKKVTKEELPAVKEVKEPIKTEDAPALNTEETIAKEEAPAEKKKKAVAKKEEPAIENEDAVAENEEPKEDSTEETEGEDKA
- a CDS encoding EVE domain-containing protein: MQYWLIKSDPETYDWNDIVKQKTDVWDGVRNYAARLHLRAMKKNDLVLFYHSGDDRCIKGIVRIAKEAYPDPTATEDDWTAVDITYVKPLKQDVSLAEIKAEPSLADILLIKISRLSVMPITTFQFQKILEMGKTGM
- a CDS encoding N-acetylmuramidase family protein, whose product is MLLLKQNSKGDAVVLLQELLQEAGYTIAVTGIMNTETVAAVKDFQLKNNLVSDGIVFTKTWTRLLQNSTLSLEKIDQKFLSESAIISLADQLGLETAVVKAVNKVESSGRGFLIDGRPKILFEGHIFWSELKKRKIDPAAIVAGNENVLYPKWTKKFYKGGAAEFDRLDQACNILNSSACVEAAHASASWGLFQIMGFHYASLGYNSVMDFVSEMKLSEDNHLKIFGKFLMVNKLIPYLQKKQWAEFARRYNGGGYKQNKYDEKLEKAYAEFSKGLV
- a CDS encoding HAMP domain-containing histidine kinase is translated as MSIPNFEKHNRWKYLLITTAFIFVTATLLYTNRLAGKIADEELQRVQQIADVYQYISTAENIEDYGFFIDLIQSNKTVPIISTDNNGNIIDFLNLDSVKASTNPQYLEKELLSMKNYADPIRFKISEENFQLIFFKHSYLYTQLRFYPIIQLFIIAAFLIFAYTLFNTARRSEQNRVWVGMAKETAHQLGTPISSLVAWVDYLKESSGDLEAKRNIMDEMEKDVKRLELIADRFSKVGSMPDLIERDITSELENSLDYIKRRSSKKVQFIFKHPQDIIIGKLNPTLFNWVIENLLKNALDAMEGTGTIQLLLTADNKHITIDVQDSGKGIPRTQFTTVFEPGFSTKKRGWGLGLTLAKRIVENYHGGKIFVKSSSPGKGTTFRIMLPHN